A single Sulfurospirillum tamanense DNA region contains:
- a CDS encoding chemotaxis protein, with amino-acid sequence MTQEELDALMAGGLDEISEEAANDTPAEEEAAPEEELSEPEADPVEDFNASSYRISSSLSWPPPPPTQDHKMVHQLDDVTRDSEIKATEVFDKLEAISAALGEVQNEANEVTTTLDNTVALFATLIEKFPNVERFATALEEVAQAKEKMDNLVMNAQMAEDEIMMTMDIMQYQDIHRQKIERVINVMRALSHYMSSLFEGKIEDSKRVSSAVHIEGDSTTADVVTNEDIEALIDTLGKK; translated from the coding sequence ATGACACAAGAAGAGCTTGATGCGTTAATGGCTGGTGGTCTTGATGAGATTAGCGAAGAGGCTGCCAATGACACGCCAGCAGAAGAGGAAGCTGCGCCTGAGGAAGAGCTGTCTGAACCAGAGGCTGACCCTGTAGAGGATTTTAATGCAAGCAGTTACCGCATTTCCTCAAGCCTTTCGTGGCCACCACCACCCCCTACCCAAGACCACAAAATGGTGCACCAACTTGATGATGTAACGCGCGATTCGGAAATTAAGGCTACAGAAGTTTTTGATAAACTTGAAGCCATCAGTGCTGCTTTGGGTGAGGTTCAAAACGAAGCAAATGAGGTAACGACCACTCTTGATAACACCGTGGCGCTTTTTGCAACGTTGATTGAAAAATTCCCCAATGTGGAGCGTTTTGCAACCGCCTTGGAAGAAGTTGCTCAGGCAAAAGAAAAAATGGACAACTTGGTGATGAATGCGCAAATGGCCGAAGATGAGATCATGATGACCATGGATATTATGCAGTATCAAGATATCCATCGCCAAAAAATCGAACGGGTTATTAATGTTATGCGCGCGCTTTCACACTACATGAGTAGTTTGTTTGAGGGAAAAATCGAAGATTCAAAGCGTGTGAGTTCTGCTGTGCATATCGAAGGAGATAGCACTACTGCGGATGTGGTAACCAATGAAGACATTGAAGCACTTATTGATACCCTTGGAAAGAAATAA
- a CDS encoding peptidase U32 family protein has translation MKRPELLSPAGNPEKLKLALAYGADAVYGGVSHFSLRIRSGKEFTYESFHEAVEYTHRLGKKIYVTINGFPFNAQIELLKKHISTMAAMKPDAFIMATPGVVRLSRELAPEIPVHLSTQANVLNYLDAQVYWDLGVKRIVAAREIGLKDLAGIKERLPELELEAFVHGSMCFAYSGRCLISSVQSGRVPNRGSCANDCRFPYTLYAKNEETDTLFRLEEDETGTHIMNAKDLNLAVHVEEIIQSGVVDALKIEGRTKSPYYVATTARAYRMAIEDALVGNFQPKRYEEELDTIKNRGFFDGYLVHRPFEKHQAQNLKTSIVEGSAQVFALVDESGSFFHAKDTVAPAQWYEVVTPYNAPFVAPMCNEIGEIKTAQGKTWLQFFQIETDLGKKLEAIHSGNTNAVKLPCALPPFSFLRK, from the coding sequence TTGAAACGTCCTGAACTACTCTCTCCTGCGGGAAATCCTGAAAAACTGAAGCTCGCTTTAGCGTATGGAGCAGACGCTGTATATGGAGGCGTGAGCCACTTTTCGTTGCGCATTCGCTCAGGCAAAGAGTTTACCTATGAGAGTTTTCATGAGGCGGTGGAGTATACCCATCGGCTTGGAAAAAAGATTTATGTAACTATTAATGGGTTTCCCTTCAATGCGCAAATTGAATTGCTAAAAAAACACATCAGTACCATGGCAGCCATGAAACCCGATGCTTTTATTATGGCAACGCCAGGGGTTGTGCGCCTTTCGCGTGAATTGGCGCCAGAGATTCCAGTGCATCTCTCTACGCAAGCCAACGTGCTCAATTACCTTGATGCGCAAGTGTATTGGGATCTTGGGGTAAAACGTATTGTCGCAGCACGTGAAATTGGACTCAAGGATTTGGCGGGCATTAAAGAGCGATTGCCAGAGCTTGAACTAGAAGCCTTTGTGCACGGGTCAATGTGCTTTGCCTACAGTGGAAGGTGCCTGATAAGCTCCGTACAAAGTGGGCGCGTGCCCAACCGCGGGAGTTGCGCCAACGATTGCCGTTTTCCTTACACCTTGTATGCCAAGAATGAAGAAACAGACACTTTATTTCGCCTTGAAGAAGACGAAACGGGTACACATATCATGAATGCCAAAGATTTGAATTTGGCTGTACATGTAGAAGAAATTATCCAAAGCGGCGTGGTGGACGCGCTAAAAATCGAAGGACGCACCAAGAGTCCTTATTATGTTGCCACAACGGCCAGGGCGTATCGCATGGCAATTGAAGACGCACTTGTGGGAAATTTTCAACCCAAGCGTTACGAGGAAGAGCTTGATACCATCAAAAATCGTGGGTTTTTTGATGGGTATTTGGTGCATCGCCCTTTTGAAAAACACCAAGCGCAAAATTTGAAAACTTCTATCGTGGAGGGAAGCGCTCAAGTATTTGCACTTGTGGATGAAAGTGGCAGTTTTTTTCATGCCAAAGACACAGTAGCACCAGCGCAATGGTATGAAGTGGTGACGCCCTATAATGCTCCATTTGTAGCGCCCATGTGTAATGAAATTGGTGAGATTAAAACAGCCCAAGGGAAAACGTGGCTACAGTTTTTTCAGATTGAAACGGATCTTGGTAAAAAACTAGAGGCTATTCACAGCGGCAACACGAATGCTGTAAAACTACCTTGCGCGCTTCCTCCTTTCTCATTTTTGCGCAAGTAA
- the purE gene encoding 5-(carboxyamino)imidazole ribonucleotide mutase: MRFVSILMPSKSNMDVMSECAKTLEKFGVKHEVLITSAHRSLERTQAYVKEAESRGAQLFIVGAGMAAHLAGVVAALTTRPVIGVPLNTSPLHGVDALLSTVQMPSGIPVGVMAIGSAGATNSAFLAMQILALEDAELDAKLKEDRILKAKKVEVDSEDIEVRLL, from the coding sequence ATGCGATTTGTTTCTATTTTAATGCCCAGTAAAAGTAACATGGATGTTATGAGTGAATGTGCAAAAACGTTGGAAAAATTTGGCGTAAAGCATGAGGTTTTGATCACCTCTGCGCACCGAAGCCTTGAGCGAACGCAAGCCTATGTTAAGGAGGCGGAATCCAGGGGCGCACAGCTGTTTATTGTTGGGGCGGGCATGGCGGCGCATTTGGCGGGCGTGGTGGCTGCTTTAACAACAAGACCTGTTATTGGCGTACCTTTAAATACATCACCGCTGCACGGCGTAGACGCGCTGCTGTCAACCGTTCAAATGCCTAGTGGTATCCCTGTTGGGGTAATGGCTATTGGAAGCGCGGGCGCTACCAATAGTGCTTTTTTGGCAATGCAAATTTTGGCATTAGAAGACGCAGAATTAGACGCCAAGCTCAAAGAGGATCGCATTTTGAAGGCAAAAAAGGTCGAAGTCGATTCAGAGGATATTGAAGTGAGACTTTTATAA
- a CDS encoding DUF3972 domain-containing protein, protein MQTWLEMDEFCKLVHLDRESVEALVEKGELKTRNEAERILVEASLGNLSVIPKPTAPVSDGPLIEADFVEKTIGTILGLHEKVLDAKDETLEALKSENRFLKEALFSMQELYDEDRKTIETLTEQLRHSQEEVEFLKRKYKLMWNHAVENYKKES, encoded by the coding sequence ATGCAAACGTGGCTTGAAATGGATGAGTTTTGCAAATTGGTGCACCTTGATAGAGAGAGTGTGGAAGCATTGGTTGAAAAAGGAGAGCTTAAAACGCGCAATGAGGCAGAGAGGATTTTAGTGGAAGCATCGTTAGGTAATTTGAGCGTTATTCCAAAACCCACTGCGCCAGTCTCTGATGGACCACTTATTGAGGCAGATTTTGTGGAAAAAACCATTGGGACGATTTTGGGTTTGCACGAAAAAGTCTTGGATGCCAAAGATGAAACTCTTGAGGCACTAAAGAGTGAAAATCGTTTTTTAAAAGAAGCGCTGTTTTCTATGCAAGAACTGTATGATGAAGACCGTAAAACCATCGAAACGTTGACGGAGCAATTGCGCCACTCCCAAGAAGAGGTGGAATTTTTAAAACGCAAATACAAGCTTATGTGGAACCACGCGGTTGAAAATTACAAAAAAGAATCCTAG
- a CDS encoding glutaredoxin family protein yields MKITKKNPSVHVTLFGAPRCPWCAKAKAFLKRHGVGHRYVDVLKDPLAKSQCNQHGCFQIPVVVVGRRWMCGFYELKLKKELGIKG; encoded by the coding sequence TTGAAAATTACAAAAAAGAATCCTAGTGTACATGTAACGCTTTTTGGAGCGCCTAGGTGCCCTTGGTGCGCAAAGGCAAAGGCTTTTTTGAAGCGTCACGGTGTTGGGCACCGTTATGTTGATGTTTTGAAAGACCCTTTGGCAAAATCTCAGTGTAATCAACACGGGTGTTTTCAGATTCCTGTTGTTGTTGTAGGCAGGCGCTGGATGTGTGGGTTTTATGAACTGAAGCTAAAAAAAGAACTCGGAATAAAAGGATAA
- the glyQ gene encoding glycine--tRNA ligase subunit alpha produces MMTFSQMLLTLQDFWQKQGCTIVQPYDHPAGAGTFHPATFLRSLGPKPWATAYVAPSRRPTDGRYGENPNRLGSYYQFQVLIKPSPADIQALYLKSLEVLGLDLSAHDIRFVEDNWESPTLGAWGLGWEVWLDGMEVTQFTYFQQVGGIPCEPVSVEITYGVERLAMYLQQVDSVFDIIWNENSAGKTTYRDVHHQGEVEFSTYHFEVADVPMLLTQFANASSECQRCLEAKLPLPAYDYCLLASHTFNVLDARKAISVTERQNYILKIRELAKGCAMAYVEATTP; encoded by the coding sequence TTGATGACATTTTCTCAAATGTTGCTTACATTGCAAGATTTTTGGCAAAAGCAGGGGTGTACGATTGTCCAGCCCTACGACCATCCTGCGGGTGCGGGAACCTTTCATCCTGCTACGTTTTTGCGTAGTCTTGGCCCAAAGCCTTGGGCTACGGCCTATGTGGCACCCAGTCGCCGTCCGACGGATGGACGGTATGGGGAAAACCCCAACCGCCTTGGGAGTTATTACCAATTTCAGGTGCTGATTAAGCCAAGTCCAGCAGATATTCAGGCGCTATATTTAAAAAGCCTTGAGGTTTTAGGGCTTGATTTATCTGCGCATGACATTCGCTTTGTGGAGGATAATTGGGAATCGCCAACACTTGGTGCTTGGGGTCTTGGATGGGAAGTGTGGCTTGATGGTATGGAAGTAACGCAATTTACCTATTTTCAACAAGTGGGCGGCATTCCTTGTGAGCCTGTTTCGGTGGAGATTACTTATGGGGTGGAGCGCCTAGCGATGTACTTGCAGCAGGTTGATTCGGTGTTTGATATCATTTGGAATGAAAACAGTGCAGGAAAAACCACGTACCGCGACGTCCACCATCAAGGAGAGGTAGAGTTTAGCACCTACCATTTTGAAGTGGCCGATGTGCCGATGCTGTTAACCCAGTTTGCGAATGCTTCTAGTGAATGCCAGCGGTGTTTGGAGGCAAAGCTCCCTTTGCCTGCGTATGATTATTGTTTGCTTGCCTCTCACACATTTAATGTTTTGGATGCACGCAAGGCTATTTCAGTAACAGAGCGACAAAATTATATTTTAAAAATTCGAGAGCTTGCCAAAGGGTGCGCAATGGCTTATGTCGAGGCAACGACTCCGTGA
- a CDS encoding Nif3-like dinuclear metal center hexameric protein: MKLGEIYVHLDTLSPFATQEAWDNSGLLVGAQDDEVHAVCLCLDVDEHVLQSVPDGTLIIAHHPLIFKGLKAFDTAYYPASLLKTMLKRNISLIAMHTNIDKSHLNRYVCEQVFGLKVISQEEYLCLCHFEGDFEALALHVKNSLGVSQVRAVPKEGAVETVAVTTGSGGDFIGRVKASCFLTGDIKYHHAMEAKANGLGLIDIGHFESERYFGEVLAPYLKNFPLKVIMSNSKNPFTII; encoded by the coding sequence ATGAAGCTGGGGGAAATTTATGTCCACCTTGACACCCTAAGCCCTTTTGCAACCCAAGAGGCATGGGATAATAGTGGCTTGTTGGTGGGTGCTCAAGACGATGAGGTGCATGCGGTGTGCTTGTGTTTGGATGTAGATGAGCATGTCTTGCAAAGCGTGCCCGATGGCACACTCATCATCGCCCATCATCCGCTTATTTTTAAAGGGTTAAAGGCTTTTGATACAGCTTATTACCCTGCTTCTTTGTTAAAAACCATGCTTAAACGAAACATTAGCCTTATTGCAATGCATACCAATATTGACAAAAGCCACCTGAACCGTTATGTGTGTGAACAAGTATTTGGTTTGAAGGTGATAAGTCAAGAGGAGTACCTGTGTCTTTGCCATTTTGAGGGAGATTTTGAAGCCTTAGCGTTACATGTAAAGAACAGTTTGGGCGTTTCGCAGGTGCGTGCAGTGCCAAAAGAGGGTGCGGTAGAAACTGTGGCAGTAACGACGGGTTCAGGGGGAGATTTTATCGGGCGTGTTAAGGCTTCTTGTTTTTTAACAGGAGACATCAAATACCACCACGCCATGGAGGCCAAGGCTAATGGTTTGGGTTTGATTGACATTGGGCACTTTGAGAGCGAGCGCTATTTTGGGGAGGTGCTTGCACCCTATTTGAAAAATTTTCCATTAAAAGTTATAATGTCGAATTCTAAAAACCCCTTCACCATCATTTAG
- a CDS encoding zinc ribbon domain-containing protein, translating into MNKYLNQLVQLSTIDQEIDDFGPRIEKIERALNGALDTKQEAQLKLDELVTQTKEAQLKRSQHELHLAELSDKIKDIAKKVGAIKSEKEQKALQLEEEICKEQCDFSNEEIERLDKIIESKNGYLEEAKAHFEAAEQKVEAAKVAIASEMESIDKERASVYAKKEQLVGQMSQKILTFYEKIRKWAKNTAVVPVRKQACYGCFMRINDKTYAAVLKGEDIVTCPHCGRILYKEAEAV; encoded by the coding sequence ATGAATAAGTATTTAAATCAATTAGTGCAACTTTCGACAATTGATCAAGAGATTGACGACTTTGGACCACGTATTGAAAAAATTGAACGGGCACTTAATGGCGCCTTAGACACCAAGCAAGAAGCGCAGTTAAAATTAGATGAGTTGGTAACGCAGACCAAAGAGGCACAGCTTAAAAGATCACAGCATGAGCTACACCTTGCAGAGCTTTCCGATAAAATCAAAGACATTGCGAAAAAAGTCGGTGCTATTAAGTCTGAAAAAGAGCAAAAGGCGCTACAACTTGAAGAGGAAATTTGCAAAGAGCAATGTGATTTTTCCAATGAGGAAATTGAGCGCTTGGATAAGATTATTGAATCTAAAAACGGTTACTTAGAAGAAGCGAAAGCGCATTTTGAAGCAGCAGAGCAAAAAGTTGAAGCAGCAAAAGTTGCTATTGCTTCAGAAATGGAGTCTATCGACAAAGAACGCGCTAGTGTGTATGCAAAAAAAGAGCAACTAGTGGGTCAAATGAGCCAAAAAATCTTAACATTTTATGAAAAAATCCGAAAATGGGCTAAGAATACCGCTGTTGTTCCTGTGCGAAAGCAAGCTTGCTATGGCTGTTTTATGCGCATTAATGATAAAACGTATGCTGCGGTTTTGAAAGGTGAAGACATTGTAACTTGTCCTCACTGTGGACGTATTTTATACAAGGAAGCAGAAGCGGTATAA
- the waaA gene encoding lipid IV(A) 3-deoxy-D-manno-octulosonic acid transferase, translating into MNKGLLFVYLGVLALVYVLALPVLFFLTCKAKHRHSIPARFWLWNNPSFSYQDVWLHACSLGEVNSLASLKARIAGKTSISAITQTGYKAACEVGDEGRFLPFEILLPWWAGKHKVLVVTEAELWLMLFAIAKQRGMKTVLMNARISDKSYQSYLRFRWLYQSIFAYVDVVFAQSDADKVRLESLGARNVCVLGNIKTASTPVVKVQYPKPARRVIILASTHEGEEERILRAFEKKPTDMLIVVPRHPERFKGVDVFLGGLAQQNQWTYRRFSEEGFGECDLFLCDTMGALVDMYALGDVSILGGSFVEGVGGHNPLEPAFFHNAVISGKHIFNQKALFSQVKGAHLVELDALSDLLEQPLVPAVFNPHDALAPVVALINQALENKK; encoded by the coding sequence GTGAACAAGGGACTCCTTTTTGTCTATCTGGGCGTGTTGGCATTGGTGTATGTGCTGGCACTTCCTGTTTTGTTTTTCCTTACATGTAAGGCCAAGCATCGCCATAGTATCCCTGCGCGATTTTGGCTGTGGAATAACCCATCGTTTTCATATCAGGATGTTTGGCTACATGCATGTTCTTTAGGGGAGGTGAATTCCCTCGCCTCACTAAAGGCGCGTATCGCTGGCAAGACTAGCATTAGTGCCATTACTCAAACAGGCTATAAAGCAGCCTGTGAAGTGGGGGATGAAGGGCGTTTTTTGCCCTTTGAAATACTGCTTCCTTGGTGGGCAGGAAAGCATAAAGTATTGGTGGTTACCGAGGCGGAATTGTGGCTCATGTTGTTTGCAATCGCCAAGCAAAGAGGGATGAAAACCGTTTTAATGAATGCGCGCATTAGCGATAAATCCTACCAGAGCTATTTGCGTTTTAGGTGGCTGTACCAGTCTATTTTTGCTTATGTGGATGTTGTGTTTGCGCAAAGTGATGCAGACAAGGTGCGTTTGGAGTCTCTTGGTGCAAGAAATGTGTGTGTTTTAGGTAATATTAAAACCGCCAGCACTCCTGTTGTGAAGGTACAATACCCCAAGCCAGCACGACGTGTGATTATTTTGGCGAGTACGCACGAGGGTGAGGAAGAGCGCATCTTGCGTGCCTTTGAGAAAAAGCCTACCGACATGCTTATCGTAGTGCCACGCCATCCTGAACGCTTTAAGGGCGTAGACGTTTTTTTAGGAGGCTTGGCGCAGCAAAATCAGTGGACGTATCGACGTTTTTCTGAGGAAGGTTTTGGAGAGTGCGATTTGTTTCTGTGTGACACCATGGGCGCACTTGTAGATATGTACGCCCTTGGTGATGTGAGTATTTTGGGGGGCTCTTTTGTGGAGGGTGTTGGTGGACACAATCCGCTGGAACCAGCTTTTTTTCACAATGCGGTGATCTCAGGAAAACATATTTTTAATCAAAAGGCACTTTTTTCCCAAGTGAAAGGTGCACACCTTGTTGAGCTAGATGCCCTGTCTGACCTACTTGAGCAGCCATTGGTTCCAGCTGTTTTTAACCCCCACGATGCCCTCGCACCTGTTGTGGCATTGATTAACCAAGCGTTGGAGAATAAAAAATGA
- a CDS encoding RluA family pseudouridine synthase encodes MKEEKAYKLLAMQEKISNRAAKDLIDQGLVYAKGKKVLVARGNLDVDVEFRVEKPAKPTVIFENDKVLVLDKPAFVLSEELATTYGHPLLHRLDKETSGVLILVKDEEYQKAAIEEFKALRVEKIYFAAVGGKCIEPATIEAPILTVKGKGGAVSKISANGKPALTRMEPYLVEGKHSLVKVSIQTGRTHQIRVHLRSIGFSILGDEKYGGKQADRMMLHAYSVTLFGQTFKSPLPSAFKKYGFSGV; translated from the coding sequence ATGAAAGAAGAAAAAGCGTATAAACTTTTAGCCATGCAGGAAAAAATTTCCAACCGTGCTGCTAAAGATTTAATTGACCAAGGGTTGGTGTATGCCAAAGGAAAAAAAGTTCTTGTGGCCCGTGGAAACCTTGATGTAGATGTTGAGTTTAGGGTTGAAAAACCTGCCAAGCCTACGGTGATTTTTGAAAATGACAAAGTTTTGGTGCTCGATAAGCCCGCCTTTGTGCTCTCTGAAGAGCTCGCCACAACGTATGGACACCCTTTATTGCATCGCCTAGATAAAGAAACCAGCGGTGTGTTGATTTTGGTCAAAGACGAAGAGTATCAAAAAGCGGCCATCGAAGAGTTCAAGGCACTGCGCGTTGAGAAAATTTATTTTGCCGCAGTGGGTGGAAAGTGCATTGAACCTGCAACCATTGAAGCGCCTATTTTGACCGTCAAAGGAAAAGGGGGCGCGGTGTCAAAAATCTCAGCCAACGGCAAGCCCGCGCTAACGCGGATGGAGCCCTATTTGGTAGAGGGTAAGCATTCGTTGGTAAAGGTTTCGATTCAAACCGGAAGAACCCATCAAATCCGCGTGCATTTGCGCTCTATCGGATTCTCGATTTTAGGGGATGAAAAATACGGTGGCAAGCAAGCAGACCGCATGATGTTGCACGCCTATTCTGTAACGCTCTTCGGGCAAACCTTTAAATCACCCTTGCCAAGTGCCTTTAAAAAGTACGGTTTTAGCGGGGTCTAA